A genomic window from Motilibacter aurantiacus includes:
- the mtrB gene encoding MtrAB system histidine kinase MtrB — MLPTRPWRRLVAAWRRGLRLRVVTTTVVLSLLVVALLGSFLFDRVRDGVLGAKVDSALAETRSGFQFAQATVEQTQDSEWTPTLVNARVDAVVGRLASGGGEAGRREVLLLAGPHEDSDPPGDVYSSYASGVNRPQSIPAALRRELQGQPRPSGRTYWTYAVADDRDGTRVPSLIVGAALQVGPKPYELYYVFPLDQEAQTLGLVRRTLAVAGLALVVLVGLIAYVVARTVVTPVRMAARIAERLAAGRLEERMHIRGEDDLARLAASFNRMARSLQSQIRRLEDLSRLQRRFVSDVSHELRTPLTTVRMAADVLHSYVATSPPDVARSSELLQAQLDRFEDLLADLLEISRFDAGAAVLDPEPCDLRAIARRVLDATEPLAERRGSALELVVPEQACTADVDGRRIERIVRNLVVNAIEHGEGKPVVVTVAADDDAVALSVRDSGVGLSPEEAGRVFDRFWRADPSRARQTGGTGLGLSIALEDAHLHGGELEAYGEPGRGAQFRLTLPRHAGQEVAGSPLPLGPDRPQVLAVGAPYRRTEVNRG; from the coding sequence GTGCTTCCGACGCGGCCGTGGCGCCGGCTGGTCGCCGCGTGGCGCCGCGGGCTCCGGCTGCGGGTCGTCACCACGACCGTGGTGCTCTCCCTGCTCGTCGTCGCCCTCCTCGGGAGCTTCCTGTTCGACCGGGTGCGCGACGGCGTTCTCGGCGCGAAGGTCGACAGCGCGCTGGCCGAGACGCGGTCGGGGTTCCAGTTCGCCCAGGCCACGGTCGAGCAGACGCAGGACTCGGAGTGGACGCCGACGCTGGTCAACGCGCGCGTCGACGCCGTCGTGGGCCGGCTGGCCAGCGGTGGCGGTGAGGCCGGCCGGCGCGAGGTGCTGCTGCTGGCCGGCCCGCACGAGGACTCCGACCCGCCCGGGGACGTCTACTCCAGCTATGCCTCCGGGGTGAACCGGCCGCAGTCCATCCCCGCGGCTCTGCGCCGCGAGCTGCAGGGCCAGCCGCGGCCCAGCGGGCGCACGTACTGGACCTACGCGGTGGCCGACGACCGCGACGGCACCCGGGTGCCGTCGCTGATCGTCGGCGCGGCCCTGCAGGTCGGCCCCAAGCCCTACGAGCTCTACTACGTCTTCCCGCTGGACCAGGAGGCGCAGACCCTCGGGCTCGTCCGCCGCACCCTGGCCGTCGCCGGGCTGGCGCTCGTCGTGCTCGTCGGCCTGATCGCGTACGTCGTCGCACGGACCGTGGTGACGCCGGTCCGCATGGCCGCGCGGATCGCCGAGCGGCTGGCGGCCGGCCGGCTCGAGGAGCGCATGCACATCCGGGGCGAGGACGACCTCGCGCGGCTCGCGGCGTCGTTCAACCGCATGGCCCGCAGCCTGCAGAGCCAGATCCGCCGGCTGGAGGACCTCTCGAGGCTGCAGCGCCGGTTCGTGTCCGACGTCTCCCACGAGCTGCGCACGCCCCTCACGACCGTCCGGATGGCTGCGGACGTCCTGCACAGCTACGTCGCGACCTCGCCCCCGGACGTCGCCCGCTCCAGCGAGCTCCTGCAGGCCCAGCTGGACCGGTTCGAAGACCTGTTGGCCGACCTGCTGGAGATCAGCCGCTTCGACGCCGGCGCTGCCGTCCTCGACCCCGAGCCCTGCGACCTGCGGGCCATCGCCCGGCGCGTCCTCGACGCCACCGAGCCGCTGGCCGAGCGCCGGGGCAGCGCGCTGGAGCTGGTCGTGCCCGAGCAGGCGTGCACCGCGGACGTCGACGGCCGCCGCATCGAGCGGATCGTGCGCAACCTGGTGGTCAACGCGATCGAGCACGGGGAGGGCAAGCCGGTGGTGGTCACCGTCGCGGCCGACGACGATGCCGTCGCCCTCTCCGTGCGGGACTCCGGAGTGGGGCTCAGCCCGGAGGAGGCCGGGCGGGTGTTCGACCGCTTCTGGCGCGCCGACCCGTCCCGGGCCCGGCAGACCGGTGGCACCGGGCTCGGGCTGTCGATCGCGCTGGAGGACGCCCACCTGCACGGCGGCGAGCTGGAGGCGTACGGCGAGCCCGGGCGCGGCGCCCAGTTCCGCCTCACGCTGCCGCGCCATGCCGGCCAGGAGGTGGCGGGCTCGCCGCTCCCGCTCGGGCCGGACCGGCCGCAGGTGCTCGCAGTGGGGGCGCCCTACCGCCGGACGGAGGTCAACCGTGGGTAG
- the mtrA gene encoding MtrAB system response regulator MtrA encodes MRGRVLVVDDDPALAEMLGIVLRSEGLEPVFCADGDEALATFRAARPDLVLLDLMLPGRDGIDVCRQIRAESGVPVVMLTARGDTVDVVVGLEAGADDYVVKPFKPKELVARLRARLRRTDEPQSEGLQIGDLTIDLAGHSVRRDGQTINLTPLEFDLLAALARKPWQVFSREVLLEQVWGYRHAADTRLVNVHVQRLRAKVERDPEHPEVVVTVRGVGYKAGPA; translated from the coding sequence GTGAGAGGACGAGTCCTGGTTGTGGACGACGACCCGGCCCTGGCGGAGATGCTCGGCATCGTGCTGCGGTCCGAGGGTCTCGAGCCCGTGTTCTGCGCCGACGGCGACGAGGCGCTGGCGACGTTCCGTGCCGCCCGCCCGGACCTCGTGCTGCTCGATCTGATGCTTCCCGGTCGCGACGGCATCGACGTCTGCCGGCAGATCCGGGCCGAGTCCGGGGTGCCGGTGGTGATGCTGACGGCGCGGGGCGACACTGTGGACGTCGTCGTCGGGCTCGAGGCGGGGGCGGACGACTACGTCGTCAAGCCCTTCAAGCCCAAGGAGCTCGTGGCCCGGTTGCGGGCCCGCCTGCGCCGCACCGACGAGCCGCAGTCCGAGGGGCTGCAGATCGGCGACCTCACCATCGACCTGGCCGGGCACAGCGTCCGGCGGGACGGCCAGACCATCAACCTGACGCCGCTGGAGTTCGACCTGCTGGCCGCGCTCGCGCGCAAGCCGTGGCAGGTGTTCAGCCGTGAGGTCCTGCTGGAGCAGGTCTGGGGCTACCGGCACGCGGCCGACACCCGCCTGGTCAACGTGCACGTGCAGCGGCTGCGGGCGAAGGTCGAGCGCGACCCCGAGCACCCCGAGGTCGTCGTCACCGTGCGCGGCGTGGGCTACAAGGCGGGGCCGGCGTAG
- a CDS encoding DUF4129 domain-containing protein yields MSPLRAVLEVPVTPDRETARELARDELARREYSENEPGLVSRAIAWGFDRVAELLDRASGPGGGSVLAIVLLVLLVVAVGVAVRWRVGPLARTVRAEPLLREQGVTAQDYRAEADRLAAAGQWQPAVRARLRAIIRGLEERGLLDPRPGRTAHEAAYEAGQLLPGQADTLRRGADVFAGIAYGGGQADQQAHDLLRKVDDDVRAARPTVAAPPSAARWALPGADR; encoded by the coding sequence GTGAGCCCGCTCCGCGCGGTGCTCGAGGTGCCGGTCACCCCGGACCGGGAGACCGCCCGCGAGCTCGCCCGCGACGAGCTGGCCCGCCGCGAGTACTCCGAGAACGAGCCGGGGCTCGTGAGCAGGGCGATCGCCTGGGGGTTCGACCGGGTCGCGGAGCTGCTCGACCGCGCGTCGGGCCCGGGCGGCGGCAGCGTGCTCGCGATCGTGCTGCTGGTGCTCCTGGTCGTCGCCGTCGGCGTCGCGGTCCGCTGGCGCGTCGGCCCGCTGGCGCGCACGGTGCGCGCCGAGCCGCTCCTTCGCGAGCAGGGCGTGACGGCGCAGGACTACCGGGCGGAGGCCGACCGGCTGGCCGCCGCCGGCCAGTGGCAGCCCGCCGTCCGGGCGCGGCTGCGCGCGATCATCCGCGGCCTGGAGGAGCGCGGGCTGCTCGACCCGCGCCCGGGCCGGACCGCCCACGAGGCGGCGTACGAGGCCGGTCAGCTGCTGCCGGGGCAGGCCGACACCCTGCGCCGTGGCGCGGACGTCTTCGCCGGCATCGCCTACGGCGGCGGGCAGGCCGACCAGCAGGCCCACGACCTGCTCCGGAAGGTGGACGACGACGTGCGCGCCGCCCGCCCGACCGTGGCGGCGCCGCCGTCGGCCGCACGGTGGGCGCTCCCCGGGGCGGACCGGTGA
- a CDS encoding DUF4350 domain-containing protein: DRTEPDGPTPPDMPGRQPLGRRARRLRAPALLALLVLGAGIALALASNGREGSLDPRAADPAGSKALATLLAREGVDVRLVRTVDEAVAAAGAGTTLLVARPELLVSEQARRVAQVPADLVLVEPGQPFLDVAAPAVREEGVSPGSAREPFCRLAAAQRAGRAELPGRVYSVGPEPGTAVTGCYPEDATFPDDTVALARLEASGGDRAVTVVGSARPLTNDGLDEEGNAALALGLLGERELLVWYLPSPDDVPEGARRTLRDLLPDGVVFGVVQVAVAVVLAALWRGRRLGPVVPEPLPVSVPAAETVEGRAGLYRRFHATDRAAEALRAAVARRLAAALGLPRAAAPPEVVTAVSQASGRSPGEVGALLYGPPPEDDAALVRLAGALDRLEMEARRT, translated from the coding sequence AGGACCGGACGGAGCCGGACGGCCCGACGCCGCCGGACATGCCGGGCCGGCAGCCGCTCGGCCGGCGCGCCCGGCGGCTGCGCGCCCCGGCACTGCTCGCGCTCCTCGTCCTCGGTGCCGGCATCGCGCTCGCCCTGGCCTCGAACGGCCGGGAGGGCAGCCTCGACCCGCGGGCGGCCGACCCGGCCGGCAGCAAGGCACTGGCGACCCTGCTCGCACGCGAGGGGGTGGACGTGCGGCTCGTCCGCACCGTCGACGAGGCGGTCGCCGCAGCCGGTGCGGGGACGACGCTGCTGGTGGCCCGGCCGGAGCTGCTCGTCTCCGAGCAGGCGCGGCGGGTCGCGCAGGTGCCGGCGGACCTGGTGCTGGTGGAGCCGGGCCAGCCCTTCCTCGACGTCGCGGCCCCGGCCGTCCGGGAGGAGGGGGTCTCGCCCGGGTCGGCCCGCGAGCCGTTCTGCCGGCTCGCAGCCGCGCAGCGAGCGGGGCGGGCCGAGCTGCCGGGCCGCGTCTACTCCGTCGGACCGGAGCCGGGCACGGCCGTGACCGGGTGCTATCCGGAGGACGCGACGTTCCCCGACGACACCGTGGCGCTGGCCCGGTTGGAGGCGAGCGGCGGCGACCGGGCGGTCACCGTCGTCGGCTCCGCCCGTCCCCTGACCAACGACGGCCTCGACGAGGAGGGCAACGCGGCGCTGGCCCTGGGGCTGCTCGGCGAGCGGGAGCTGCTGGTGTGGTACCTCCCCTCCCCCGACGACGTGCCCGAGGGAGCGCGCCGGACACTGCGCGACCTGCTGCCGGACGGCGTCGTGTTCGGCGTGGTGCAGGTCGCGGTGGCTGTGGTGCTCGCGGCGCTGTGGCGGGGCCGCCGGCTCGGCCCCGTCGTCCCGGAGCCGCTCCCGGTGTCCGTGCCCGCGGCGGAGACGGTCGAGGGCCGGGCAGGGCTCTACCGCCGGTTCCACGCGACAGACCGGGCCGCCGAGGCGCTGCGCGCCGCCGTGGCCCGTCGGCTCGCGGCCGCTCTCGGCCTGCCCCGGGCGGCCGCGCCGCCGGAGGTCGTGACGGCGGTGTCGCAGGCGTCGGGGCGGAGCCCGGGCGAGGTCGGGGCGCTCCTGTACGGTCCCCCACCGGAGGACGACGCGGCGCTCGTGCGCCTCGCCGGCGCCCTGGACCGGCTCGAGATGGAGGCACGCCGCACGTGA